The Paenibacillus sp. RUD330 genome has a segment encoding these proteins:
- the lepB gene encoding signal peptidase I, whose product MPDVPSVPQSDPQPAGKRRRMAEMLLTLLAAAMASLLLQQFAFAQTEVRNISMQTTLTEGERLVENKLAYVFGNPRRGDIVIIYGPESPLRLVKRVIGLPGDRLDFRDGSVYLNEAELTEPYAKGATFPEGLRLPYTVPEGTVFVMGDNREHSEDSRELGPIRRSSLEGKIVFRLWPLGKAGPLD is encoded by the coding sequence ATGCCTGACGTTCCGTCCGTCCCTCAGAGCGATCCGCAGCCGGCCGGCAAGCGCCGGCGCATGGCCGAGATGCTCCTGACGCTCCTGGCCGCGGCCATGGCCTCGCTGCTGCTCCAGCAGTTCGCTTTCGCGCAGACGGAAGTGCGCAACATCAGCATGCAGACGACTCTTACGGAAGGCGAGAGGCTGGTCGAGAACAAGCTGGCCTATGTGTTCGGGAATCCCCGGCGAGGGGATATCGTCATCATCTACGGACCGGAAAGCCCGCTCAGGCTCGTGAAAAGGGTGATCGGGCTGCCCGGCGACCGTCTGGATTTCCGGGATGGATCCGTGTATCTCAACGAGGCCGAGCTGACGGAGCCTTACGCCAAGGGGGCGACTTTCCCGGAAGGATTGAGGCTTCCGTACACGGTGCCGGAAGGGACGGTATTTGTCATGGGAGACAATCGCGAGCATAGCGAGGACAGCAGGGAGCTGGGGCCGATCCGCAGGAGCAGCCTGGAGGGCAAGATCGTATTCCGGCTGTGGCCGCTCGGCAAGGCTGGACCTTTGGACTGA
- a CDS encoding DUF4184 family protein: protein MPFTFSHPLYAAPLRRLAPALSLSGLVLGSMIPDMEYFIAMNSYRSIGHSLAGFIWMGIPLSLAFLSAWENILKPVLPKLLPALGGVDRYAETLLGRRSGTPGNAAGWALFLLSLFIGFMSHLFVDGMTHTSGWLVARQHSLYRIEAGLPLYKWLQYGLSLLGLLLPGVWLLWNYITWYRKEGRGRNRSKPAPKWGAAAAAAAGFLLMAGKILFEPRADNIVLWLVAGCSSALFGLFVAGVLSAGAERKRLPAAMTGLLLLAVVIAAFKGCRMAADLNPDIQGQGTAAWLLYIWLLSLGVWLLSRIGAGGTVLAEHRGGIRMSR, encoded by the coding sequence ATGCCGTTCACTTTTTCCCATCCGCTCTACGCCGCGCCGCTGCGACGGCTTGCGCCCGCCTTGAGCTTGAGCGGGCTCGTTCTCGGCAGCATGATTCCGGACATGGAGTATTTCATCGCCATGAACTCCTATCGGAGCATCGGACATTCGCTGGCCGGATTCATATGGATGGGCATACCGCTGAGCCTTGCTTTCCTATCGGCTTGGGAGAACATCCTGAAGCCTGTCCTGCCGAAGCTTCTGCCAGCCCTGGGCGGCGTCGACCGATATGCCGAGACGCTGCTTGGACGCCGTAGCGGCACGCCGGGAAACGCCGCGGGCTGGGCACTCTTTCTTCTGTCCCTGTTCATCGGCTTCATGTCGCATCTCTTCGTCGACGGGATGACGCATACGAGCGGATGGCTGGTTGCGAGGCAGCACTCGCTGTACCGAATCGAAGCGGGGCTTCCCTTGTATAAATGGCTGCAATACGGGCTTTCCTTGCTCGGCCTGCTGCTGCCCGGCGTTTGGCTGCTCTGGAATTACATCACCTGGTACAGGAAGGAAGGGCGCGGCCGCAACAGAAGCAAGCCGGCTCCGAAATGGGGGGCAGCGGCCGCAGCAGCCGCCGGATTCCTGCTGATGGCAGGCAAGATCCTCTTCGAGCCGAGGGCGGACAATATCGTCCTGTGGCTCGTAGCCGGCTGCTCCTCGGCGCTCTTCGGCTTGTTCGTCGCGGGAGTGCTGTCCGCCGGAGCGGAAAGGAAGCGCCTGCCTGCCGCCATGACGGGACTGCTTCTGCTGGCTGTCGTGATTGCCGCCTTCAAGGGCTGCCGGATGGCCGCGGATTTGAACCCGGACATCCAGGGGCAGGGCACAGCCGCGTGGCTGCTGTACATATGGCTGTTATCCCTGGGGGTATGGCTGCTGTCACGGATCGGAGCGGGCGGCACGGTCCTCGCCGAACACAGAGGCGGCATCCGCATGTCCCGATAG
- a CDS encoding efflux RND transporter permease subunit, with amino-acid sequence MKSIIRFSINNKFALWLMTLIVVFGGVYAGTNMKMETLPDITVPIVSVTTVYPGASPEEVLESVTKPVEQATRNLDGVKEVSSTSYENASSIVIEYGFGKDMEKAQQEVREALGSLKLKDGVQDPSVSRLSLNAFPVASLSISSSKENLAALTKTVEDDIVPELKGLEGVASIQISGQHVEDAELSYKADELAKYGLTPESVQNAVKAAAVNVPLGIFTFGSSEKSIVVDGQIMTADDLLNIEIPLIPSAAGAGAGGGAGAGAAAGGAGQAAPDQGGAAAAGGITLPTVKLSQVADVTVTGKADSISRTNGKDSIGVSVVKAADANTVDVTEAVKSKMDELTAKYDGLTSTVTLDQGKPIKDSVETMLTKAILGAAFAILIILLFLRDIRSTIISVVSIPLSLLIAVLVLQEFDITLNIMTLGAMTVAIGRVVDDSIVVIENIYRRMAMSSEKLTGRELIISATREMFVPIAASTIVTIAVFLPLGFVSGMIGEIFLPFALTMVFSLLASLVVAVTVVPMLAHMMFRNGLKGTKHEDKPSRLANGYKRVLRWCLDHKGLSFGAAVLLLVGSLFLTPLIGVSFISSGGDNSMIITYNPAPGETAEDVEGYATNAEKEIMGREGVEIVQYSIGGSNPFSPGASKQALFNIRYNSDFKHFEDEKKAVVELLQKNTSKGEWKQQDFGGGGLGGSSLTVTAYGPDMKELEPVVNEISDKLKSVSNLSNVDTSLSKTYEQYRIAADTKKLSQHGLSAGQLAMALSPVREQPVLTTIEKDGEKLNVHVKTEVKTYADKAALENALIPTPLGGTVKLGDVATIEEGTTPNTVTRKGDRIYASVTADVTSSDISKASKDVQKVIDELKLPSNVDVEMGGVTEDIGESFKQLGLAIAVAIAVVYLVLVITFGGALTPLTILFSLPFTVIGALVGLLIAKETISVTALIGMLMLIGIVVTNAIVLIDRVIHMEREGMSVRDALLEAGGTRLRPILMTAIATVGALLPLAFGFESGALISKGLGVTVIGGLTSSTLLTLIIVPVVYEFLNRRRAKRQRSGSLETAAE; translated from the coding sequence TTGAAGAGCATAATCCGATTTTCGATCAACAACAAATTCGCGTTGTGGCTGATGACGCTGATCGTGGTGTTCGGCGGGGTCTACGCCGGAACCAACATGAAGATGGAGACGCTGCCCGACATTACGGTGCCGATCGTCAGCGTCACGACGGTCTATCCGGGCGCCTCTCCGGAGGAAGTGCTTGAATCCGTCACGAAACCGGTCGAGCAGGCGACCCGCAATCTCGATGGAGTGAAGGAGGTCAGCTCCACTTCCTACGAGAACGCTTCTTCCATCGTCATCGAATACGGCTTCGGCAAAGACATGGAGAAGGCGCAGCAGGAAGTGCGCGAGGCTCTGGGCAGCCTGAAGCTCAAGGACGGCGTCCAGGATCCATCCGTATCGAGGCTGAGCCTCAATGCATTCCCGGTGGCATCCCTCAGCATCTCGAGCAGCAAGGAAAATCTGGCCGCGCTGACCAAAACGGTCGAGGACGATATCGTTCCGGAGCTCAAAGGCCTGGAAGGCGTTGCTTCGATCCAAATCTCCGGCCAGCATGTCGAAGACGCGGAGCTCAGCTATAAGGCGGATGAGCTGGCCAAGTACGGCCTGACGCCGGAATCGGTCCAGAATGCGGTCAAAGCGGCTGCCGTGAACGTTCCGCTCGGCATCTTCACCTTCGGCAGCTCGGAGAAATCGATCGTCGTCGACGGCCAGATCATGACGGCGGACGATCTCCTGAACATCGAAATTCCGCTGATTCCTTCGGCAGCAGGGGCCGGAGCAGGGGGCGGAGCAGGAGCTGGCGCCGCAGCCGGCGGCGCCGGCCAAGCCGCACCGGACCAAGGCGGAGCGGCTGCGGCCGGCGGCATCACGCTGCCGACCGTCAAGCTGAGCCAGGTGGCCGACGTCACCGTTACGGGCAAGGCCGACTCCATTTCCCGGACGAACGGCAAGGACAGCATCGGCGTGTCGGTCGTCAAAGCGGCCGACGCCAATACGGTCGACGTCACGGAAGCCGTCAAATCCAAGATGGATGAGCTGACGGCCAAATATGACGGACTCACGTCCACGGTAACGCTCGACCAGGGCAAGCCGATCAAGGACTCGGTGGAGACGATGCTCACGAAAGCCATTCTCGGAGCGGCATTCGCGATCCTCATCATCCTGCTCTTCCTGCGCGACATCCGTTCGACGATCATCTCGGTCGTCTCGATTCCGCTGTCGCTGCTGATCGCCGTGCTCGTGCTGCAGGAGTTCGACATCACGCTGAACATCATGACTCTCGGCGCCATGACGGTGGCGATCGGGCGGGTCGTGGACGATTCCATCGTCGTCATCGAAAACATATATCGGCGGATGGCGATGTCCAGCGAGAAGCTGACCGGCCGGGAGCTGATCATCTCCGCGACCCGGGAAATGTTCGTCCCGATCGCGGCCTCCACGATCGTAACGATCGCCGTTTTCCTTCCGCTGGGATTCGTATCGGGCATGATCGGCGAGATTTTCCTGCCGTTCGCCCTTACGATGGTGTTCTCGCTGCTCGCTTCCCTGGTCGTCGCGGTGACGGTCGTTCCGATGCTGGCCCATATGATGTTCCGCAATGGACTCAAGGGCACGAAACATGAGGACAAGCCGAGCCGTCTGGCCAACGGATACAAGCGTGTCCTGCGCTGGTGCCTCGACCATAAAGGACTGTCGTTCGGCGCTGCCGTCCTGCTTCTCGTAGGCAGCCTGTTCCTGACGCCGCTTATCGGAGTCAGCTTCATCTCGAGCGGCGGAGACAACTCCATGATCATCACCTACAATCCGGCTCCGGGAGAGACGGCCGAGGACGTGGAAGGCTATGCGACGAATGCGGAGAAGGAGATCATGGGCCGCGAAGGCGTCGAGATCGTCCAGTATTCCATCGGCGGCAGCAACCCGTTCAGCCCGGGCGCTTCCAAGCAGGCGCTGTTCAATATCCGCTACAACAGCGACTTCAAGCATTTTGAGGACGAGAAGAAAGCCGTCGTCGAGCTGCTGCAGAAAAACACGAGCAAAGGCGAGTGGAAGCAGCAGGACTTCGGAGGCGGAGGCCTCGGCGGCAGCAGTCTGACTGTCACGGCCTACGGACCGGACATGAAGGAGCTGGAGCCGGTCGTGAACGAGATCAGCGACAAGCTGAAGTCGGTCTCCAACCTGTCGAACGTGGATACGAGCCTTTCGAAAACGTATGAGCAGTACCGCATCGCCGCCGATACCAAGAAGCTGAGCCAGCACGGCCTGTCCGCCGGCCAGCTGGCGATGGCGCTCAGTCCGGTGCGCGAGCAGCCTGTCTTGACGACAATCGAGAAGGATGGCGAGAAGCTGAACGTGCATGTCAAAACCGAGGTCAAAACGTACGCGGACAAGGCAGCTCTTGAAAACGCCTTGATTCCGACACCGCTGGGAGGCACCGTCAAGCTCGGAGACGTCGCGACGATCGAGGAAGGCACCACGCCGAATACGGTCACCCGCAAGGGCGACCGCATCTACGCCAGCGTGACGGCCGACGTCACCTCGTCCGACATCAGCAAAGCTTCCAAGGACGTGCAGAAGGTCATCGACGAGCTCAAGCTTCCTTCCAATGTCGACGTCGAGATGGGCGGAGTCACCGAGGATATCGGAGAATCCTTCAAGCAGCTCGGACTTGCGATCGCCGTCGCGATCGCCGTCGTCTACCTCGTCCTCGTCATTACATTCGGCGGCGCGCTGACGCCGCTGACGATTCTGTTCTCGCTGCCGTTCACCGTCATCGGCGCCTTGGTCGGCCTGCTCATCGCCAAGGAGACGATCAGCGTCACCGCGCTCATCGGCATGCTCATGCTGATCGGCATCGTCGTCACCAACGCAATCGTGCTGATTGACCGCGTCATCCACATGGAGCGCGAAGGAATGAGCGTCCGCGACGCGCTGCTTGAAGCCGGCGGAACGAGGCTGCGTCCGATCCTGATGACCGCTATCGCTACGGTCGGGGCTCTGCTCCCGCTGGCGTTCGGCTTCGAATCCGGCGCGCTGATCTCCAAAGGACTCGGCGTCACCGTCATCGGCGGCTTGACGAGCTCCACGCTGCTGACGCTGATCATCGTCCCTGTCGTCTACGAGTTCCTGAACCGCAGGCGCGCCAAGCGCCAGCGCAGCGGCTCGCTGGAGACGGCAGCCGAATAA
- a CDS encoding MFS transporter: MKFGMVMSPRVWLNARIDLTAACLFSLFNVVMNQFYLLFALKQGASDFQAGLLAAAPAIGLVFSPLWASLVERSGRPMPFVVLPNLIGRLLLFLPALFPEPGVYVAAAVFFQLLMGIQAPAYASLISRVYPPELRGRLMGYVRMAAGAVTIPLAYLVGIWADASGPSGPLMAASVMGVSSILLFKTMKLRKQPLRAAPTARFSFRSQWQLVRSNRPLAVFLVATTFAGFGNMLANPLYQIVQVQVLNLTSTEAGYARVAYFAALLLTYLIAGRVLDRFDIRHTLLCGICAYAVVPMLYGLWGTYEAVIFGNAVQGIGEAIWDIGILAFVFRLAPGREGTVFGLHLMLFGIRGSIGPLLGTAFSGQLTLMLLIASACGWVGTLLFFAGSRNKAGPDLPLSASLRG; this comes from the coding sequence TTGAAGTTCGGCATGGTCATGAGTCCGCGCGTCTGGCTGAACGCCCGGATCGACCTTACCGCAGCCTGCCTGTTCAGCCTGTTCAATGTCGTCATGAACCAGTTCTACCTGCTGTTCGCCCTCAAGCAGGGAGCATCCGATTTTCAAGCGGGCCTGCTGGCAGCCGCTCCGGCAATCGGCCTTGTGTTCTCGCCGTTATGGGCTTCCCTCGTCGAGAGAAGCGGCCGGCCGATGCCTTTCGTCGTGCTGCCGAACCTGATCGGCAGGCTGCTGCTGTTTCTTCCTGCCTTGTTCCCGGAGCCGGGCGTATACGTCGCGGCAGCTGTCTTCTTCCAGCTCCTCATGGGCATCCAGGCGCCGGCCTACGCCTCCCTCATCTCGCGGGTCTATCCACCCGAGCTGAGAGGGCGTCTGATGGGATACGTCCGGATGGCCGCAGGGGCGGTCACCATTCCGCTGGCCTATCTCGTCGGCATCTGGGCGGATGCGTCGGGGCCATCCGGCCCACTGATGGCCGCCTCCGTGATGGGCGTATCGTCCATCCTGCTTTTCAAGACGATGAAGCTGCGCAAGCAGCCGCTGCGGGCGGCGCCGACGGCCCGCTTCAGCTTCCGGTCCCAGTGGCAGCTCGTGCGCTCGAACCGTCCGCTGGCCGTCTTCCTCGTCGCGACGACTTTTGCCGGCTTCGGCAACATGCTGGCCAATCCGCTGTACCAGATCGTGCAGGTGCAGGTGCTGAATCTGACGAGTACCGAGGCGGGCTATGCGCGGGTCGCCTATTTTGCAGCGCTGCTGCTCACGTACTTGATCGCCGGCAGGGTGCTGGACCGATTCGATATCCGCCACACGCTGTTATGCGGCATATGCGCTTATGCGGTCGTCCCGATGCTTTACGGCTTATGGGGCACATACGAGGCGGTCATCTTCGGCAACGCCGTGCAAGGAATCGGGGAAGCGATATGGGATATCGGCATACTCGCGTTCGTCTTCCGCTTGGCTCCCGGCCGCGAAGGAACCGTATTCGGCCTCCATCTCATGCTGTTCGGCATCCGGGGGTCGATCGGCCCGCTGCTCGGCACGGCTTTCTCGGGCCAGCTCACGCTCATGCTGCTGATCGCATCCGCATGCGGATGGGTCGGTACGCTGCTCTTCTTTGCCGGCAGCCGCAACAAGGCCGGTCCGGATTTGCCGCTCTCCGCCAGCCTGCGCGGATGA
- a CDS encoding DUF3889 domain-containing protein: MINQRDRRRQKRIGRLLLLAFPILSLAWMLAVGEGTASARFQETSEENPTFVLPPSAAVTAGGQTPSHSPPAYARWGRLAVERTKEKYAAGISDYRYEGRFELGGELEEYRFKLVLQPRPGLPAAVRVSVTVAGDRLAGLKWEETGL; the protein is encoded by the coding sequence ATGATTAACCAAAGAGACCGACGCAGGCAGAAGCGGATTGGCCGGCTGCTGCTCCTTGCTTTCCCGATCCTGTCGCTGGCTTGGATGCTGGCGGTGGGAGAGGGTACGGCAAGCGCCCGCTTCCAGGAGACGTCCGAGGAGAATCCGACCTTTGTCCTGCCGCCGTCTGCGGCCGTGACCGCCGGCGGGCAGACGCCTTCGCATTCGCCGCCGGCATATGCGCGCTGGGGCAGGCTGGCCGTCGAGCGGACCAAGGAGAAGTACGCCGCAGGCATCTCCGACTATCGGTATGAAGGCCGTTTCGAGCTGGGAGGGGAGCTGGAGGAGTACCGCTTCAAGCTCGTCCTGCAGCCTCGTCCGGGCCTGCCTGCAGCCGTCCGGGTGTCGGTGACGGTTGCCGGCGATCGCCTCGCAGGGTTAAAATGGGAAGAGACCGGCTTATGA
- a CDS encoding response regulator transcription factor gives MKRVLIIEDESSIAELQRDYLESHGFEADIEQRGDTGLARALQHPYDLVILDLMLPFADGFEICRRLRKEKDVPILMISAKKEDIDKIRGLGLGADDYMTKPFSPGEMVARVQAHLSRYDRLTGKAAPAEGERLRIRGLLIDKSARQVFVNGDEAALTNKEYELLLLLASHPGRVFGKEELFERVWGLDSIGDIATLTVHVRRLREKIEEVPSEPKFIETVWGIGYRLRA, from the coding sequence ATGAAACGCGTGTTGATCATCGAAGACGAAAGCTCCATTGCGGAATTGCAGCGCGATTATCTGGAGAGCCACGGATTCGAGGCGGATATCGAGCAGCGGGGAGACACCGGTCTCGCACGCGCGCTCCAGCATCCCTACGATCTCGTCATCTTGGACCTGATGCTGCCCTTTGCGGACGGATTCGAGATTTGCCGCAGGCTGCGCAAGGAAAAGGATGTCCCTATCCTCATGATTTCCGCCAAAAAAGAGGATATTGATAAAATCCGCGGCCTCGGGCTCGGAGCGGACGATTATATGACCAAACCGTTCAGCCCCGGCGAAATGGTGGCAAGGGTGCAAGCCCATCTGTCCCGCTACGACCGGCTGACCGGCAAGGCGGCGCCCGCCGAAGGCGAGAGGCTGCGCATCCGCGGGCTGCTCATCGACAAGTCCGCCCGCCAGGTGTTCGTCAATGGGGACGAGGCCGCTCTGACGAACAAGGAATACGAGCTTCTCCTGCTGCTTGCCTCCCATCCGGGCCGCGTATTCGGCAAGGAGGAGCTGTTCGAGAGAGTATGGGGCCTGGACTCCATCGGGGACATCGCCACCTTGACGGTGCATGTCCGCAGGCTGCGGGAGAAGATCGAGGAAGTCCCCTCCGAGCCCAAATTCATCGAGACGGTGTGGGGCATCGGCTACAGGCTGAGGGCGTAA
- a CDS encoding YbjQ family protein — protein MLITTTPTIEGRPIQEYTGIVNGEAIMGANVVRDFLASITDVVGGRSGAYEGKLKQARDIAIEEMRQQAARLGANAIVGVDLDYEVVRDGMLMVTCSGTAVRIP, from the coding sequence ATGCTGATTACGACGACACCGACGATTGAAGGAAGGCCGATTCAGGAGTATACCGGAATCGTGAATGGAGAAGCGATCATGGGAGCGAACGTCGTCCGCGATTTTCTCGCATCCATCACGGATGTGGTAGGTGGGCGCTCCGGCGCTTACGAGGGCAAGCTGAAGCAGGCCCGCGACATCGCCATCGAGGAGATGCGTCAGCAGGCGGCCAGGCTCGGCGCCAATGCCATCGTCGGGGTCGATCTCGATTATGAAGTCGTCCGCGACGGCATGCTGATGGTCACCTGCAGCGGAACTGCCGTAAGGATCCCATGA
- a CDS encoding HAMP domain-containing sensor histidine kinase encodes MSIRFKLMLSYIAMAAVPLVLMTAVMSFMLYMMGYQDLRDFFEKNRDKEYGQAVQFGELWYVLHHDSGKLTDDAYLKQIDGRMNEVRSGFVLQKDGAVAYSSSLALDSGQPEKLLLQNGDKRDPLTIGSYSYEVFHAAFTYPDGTPGKAAMFRLSEAIPVYWRPLITMLLLLAVGLMSALMALVVSRSITRPLSRLKNAALSLKEGNLEPVPLPAGNNEIGQVGTAFEEMRSRLKLTIEQMQQYEENRKMLLSHISHDLKTPITAVRGYVEGLLDGVADTPEKQERYLRTVFRKAKDMDRLIDELFLYSKLDLHKEEFLFRRIDFKAFLRHYLEEKSFELEKSGILLSAHIGGEHSPMHAMADPEKLGRALDNMLDNSAKYMSLASSDERKVVLRLEAAAEAADIIIEDTGPGIDEEALPFVFDRFYRAEMSRNPETGGSGLGLAIVRQIAEGHGGAVTARNRAEGGAAFMMRLPLESAGPKEAKQP; translated from the coding sequence ATGTCGATCCGTTTCAAGCTGATGCTGTCCTACATTGCCATGGCGGCCGTTCCTCTCGTGCTGATGACTGCGGTCATGTCGTTCATGCTTTATATGATGGGTTATCAGGATTTGCGCGATTTCTTTGAAAAAAACAGGGACAAGGAGTACGGGCAAGCCGTCCAGTTCGGCGAGCTGTGGTACGTGCTTCACCATGATTCCGGCAAGCTGACGGACGATGCCTATCTCAAGCAGATCGACGGCCGGATGAACGAGGTCCGCAGCGGCTTCGTCCTGCAGAAGGACGGAGCGGTCGCGTACTCCTCGTCGCTCGCCTTGGACAGCGGCCAGCCGGAGAAGCTTCTCCTTCAGAACGGGGATAAACGCGATCCTTTGACGATCGGCTCGTACAGCTACGAGGTGTTCCATGCCGCCTTCACTTATCCGGACGGAACTCCGGGCAAGGCGGCGATGTTCAGGCTGAGCGAGGCCATACCGGTATATTGGCGGCCGCTGATCACGATGCTGCTGCTGCTGGCCGTCGGCCTGATGAGCGCCCTCATGGCGCTGGTCGTCTCCCGTTCCATCACCCGTCCTCTCTCGCGCCTCAAAAATGCGGCTCTCTCCCTCAAGGAGGGAAATCTGGAGCCGGTTCCGCTTCCGGCAGGCAACAACGAGATCGGCCAGGTGGGAACGGCTTTCGAGGAGATGCGCAGCCGCCTGAAGCTGACGATCGAGCAGATGCAGCAGTACGAGGAGAACCGCAAGATGCTGCTGTCCCACATCTCCCATGATCTCAAGACACCGATTACGGCAGTCAGAGGGTATGTGGAGGGCCTGCTGGACGGAGTCGCCGACACGCCGGAGAAGCAGGAGAGATATCTCCGGACCGTATTCCGCAAGGCGAAGGATATGGACAGGCTGATCGACGAGCTGTTCCTGTATTCCAAGCTGGATCTGCACAAGGAGGAATTTCTGTTCCGGCGAATCGATTTCAAGGCTTTTCTGCGGCACTACCTGGAGGAAAAAAGCTTCGAGCTCGAGAAATCGGGCATTCTGCTCTCGGCGCATATCGGCGGCGAGCACAGTCCGATGCATGCGATGGCCGATCCCGAGAAGCTCGGCAGAGCGCTGGACAACATGCTGGACAACAGCGCCAAGTACATGTCGCTCGCCAGCTCGGATGAGCGGAAGGTCGTCTTGAGGCTCGAAGCGGCAGCCGAGGCTGCCGATATCATCATCGAGGACACCGGGCCGGGGATCGACGAGGAGGCGCTGCCCTTCGTGTTCGACCGCTTCTACCGCGCGGAGATGTCCCGCAATCCCGAAACCGGCGGCAGCGGCCTCGGGCTCGCTATCGTCAGGCAGATCGCGGAAGGGCATGGAGGCGCCGTCACGGCGCGCAACAGGGCGGAGGGAGGGGCGGCGTTCATGATGAGGCTGCCTCTGGAGTCCGCCGGTCCCAAGGAGGCGAAACAACCATGA
- a CDS encoding DUF1992 domain-containing protein, whose protein sequence is MSFLHWLADEKIKLAIKDGEFDGLKGLGKPLELDDLSHIPEELRAAYRVLKNAGIVPEEVQLNKDIATLGSLLAMCGSGEERTSLQKELSAKRLRLQSLTGSRGWDHLQAFADYKDKIQARLEGEQRHER, encoded by the coding sequence ATGAGCTTCCTGCACTGGCTGGCCGACGAAAAGATCAAGCTGGCCATCAAGGACGGCGAATTCGACGGCCTCAAGGGGCTCGGCAAGCCACTCGAACTGGATGACCTCTCCCATATTCCGGAAGAGCTCAGAGCTGCGTATCGGGTATTGAAAAATGCCGGCATCGTGCCCGAAGAGGTGCAGCTGAACAAGGATATCGCGACACTCGGGAGCCTGCTGGCGATGTGTGGCAGCGGCGAGGAGCGTACGAGCCTGCAGAAGGAGCTGTCCGCCAAGAGGCTGCGGCTGCAGTCGCTGACGGGGTCGAGAGGATGGGACCATCTGCAGGCCTTTGCCGACTACAAGGACAAAATACAGGCGAGACTGGAAGGGGAACAGCGGCATGAGCGCTGA